A segment of the Prochlorococcus marinus str. MIT 9215 genome:
GAACAATTTGGTTGAGTGTGAGGATGTAGGATAAATAAAAATTATTTCTTGATGGCAAACCTTAATCAACCCCCAAGCAGGGTTACACCAAATTTATTGCACATACTAAATGCTTTCACTGATAGCTCAAATACAATAATAAACACTATTGTTGAATTGAACTCTAATACCATAAATAAATATGAATTAATTACAGAAACGGGCCATCTTAAACTTGATAGGGTAGGTTATTCTTCACTTGCTTATCCTTTTGCTTATGGATGTATACCAAGGACATGGGATGAAGATGGAGATCCACTTGATGTCGAAATTGTTAGTGTAACAGAGCCTTTGATACCTGGATCTATTGTGGAGGCAAGAATTATTGGGGTGATGAAATTTGATGATGGTGGAGAGGTCGATGATAAGGTAATAGCGGTTCTCGCAGATGATAAGAGAATGGATCATATCTCAAGTTATGAAGACCTTGGAGAGCATTGGTTAAAAGAAACAAAGTATTATTGGGAGCACTACAAAGATCTAAAGAAGCCTGGAACATGTACTGTTAATGGTTTTTTTGGGATAGAAGAAGCTATTAAAGTGATTAAAGATTGTGAAGACAGATACAAAAAAGAAATTGATCCTAAATTAGTAAATTAATTAATTTTTGTTTTCTCTAAATTCTTCAAATATTTCGCTGAGTATTTTGTCGGCGCCTTGGAGTTTTAGTCTCTTTGCTAATTCTATGCCAACCAGTTCAGGGTTATTAATATTGCCAATAACTTGATCTTTAATTAGCTTTTTTCCATCAAGAGAGGCTACCATACCAGTAAGATAAAGTTGCCCATTATCAATATTACTATTAACACCTATTGGGACTTGGCATCCCCCTTCAAGCTCTCTTAAAAAAGCCCTTTCTGCCAGACATCTTTGACTAGTGGGTTTATCTTCTAAGACATTTATAATTTCTAAAACTTTTTTATCATCAGATTTACATTCAATGCCTAGAGCTCCTTGGCCAACGGCATGAAGGGATATTTCACTTGGGATAATCTGGTGAATTCTTGATTCAAAGCCTAATCTCTTTAAACCAGCGGCCGCAAGAATAATACAATCAAATTCTCCTGCATCTAATTTTTCAATTCTTGTAATAACATTTCCTCTGATATCTTTGAAAACAAGATGTGGGTACTTATTTCTTAATTGTGCCAGTCTTCTTAGAGAGCTTGTTCCAACAATCGAACCTTCAGGTAAGGTTTCTAATTTATAATAGTCATTTTTTTTGCTTACTACTAAAGCATCTGCAGGATCTTCCCTTTTTGTAATGCATCCTAATTTAAGGCCATTAGGTAAATTGGTTGGTAAATCTTTCAGAGAATGTACTGCTATATCCGCATGTCCTACGAGCATTTGTGCTTCAAGTTCTTTTGTAAATAAGCCTTTGTCACCTATTTTTGCTAAGGCTACATCCAGGATTTTGTCACCTTGAGTTGCCATAGCTTCTATAGATACATCTAAATTGGGAATATTTCTTTCTAGTTGATCTTTAACCCATAAAGTTTGAACCATTGCTAGTTTACTTCTTCTACTAGCTATTTTCAGCTTAAAATTAGTCATTAAATATTATTTTGAGTTTGAATTAAAAATAATGTCGAATCTATTTTAAGC
Coding sequences within it:
- a CDS encoding inorganic diphosphatase, translated to MANLNQPPSRVTPNLLHILNAFTDSSNTIINTIVELNSNTINKYELITETGHLKLDRVGYSSLAYPFAYGCIPRTWDEDGDPLDVEIVSVTEPLIPGSIVEARIIGVMKFDDGGEVDDKVIAVLADDKRMDHISSYEDLGEHWLKETKYYWEHYKDLKKPGTCTVNGFFGIEEAIKVIKDCEDRYKKEIDPKLVN
- the hemC gene encoding hydroxymethylbilane synthase, with amino-acid sequence MTNFKLKIASRRSKLAMVQTLWVKDQLERNIPNLDVSIEAMATQGDKILDVALAKIGDKGLFTKELEAQMLVGHADIAVHSLKDLPTNLPNGLKLGCITKREDPADALVVSKKNDYYKLETLPEGSIVGTSSLRRLAQLRNKYPHLVFKDIRGNVITRIEKLDAGEFDCIILAAAGLKRLGFESRIHQIIPSEISLHAVGQGALGIECKSDDKKVLEIINVLEDKPTSQRCLAERAFLRELEGGCQVPIGVNSNIDNGQLYLTGMVASLDGKKLIKDQVIGNINNPELVGIELAKRLKLQGADKILSEIFEEFRENKN